The following proteins are co-located in the Gordonia polyisoprenivorans genome:
- a CDS encoding NUDIX hydrolase — MSDTASDGAGTHDFGVRGSRLVYDGAILALRVDEVVMPGGRTAEREVVEHFGAVAVVARDEQGRIAMVRQYRHPIGHRLLELPAGLLDQAGTETAVDAARRELAEETDLAADRWQVLVDLDLSPGFTDEALRLYLAEGLHALTAAERSDEEADMSIEWIATNDAVRQVFAGDIVNATSVAGILAVAAADRGEVTLRPVEAPWRDEPSAFRARRERGARR; from the coding sequence TTGAGCGACACCGCTTCCGACGGCGCCGGAACCCACGACTTCGGGGTTCGTGGTTCACGCCTGGTGTACGACGGAGCGATCCTCGCGTTGCGGGTCGACGAGGTCGTCATGCCCGGTGGCCGAACCGCCGAGCGTGAGGTCGTCGAGCATTTCGGCGCGGTGGCCGTCGTGGCCCGCGACGAGCAGGGTCGGATCGCGATGGTCCGCCAATACCGGCATCCGATCGGACACCGCCTGCTCGAATTGCCTGCCGGGCTCCTCGATCAGGCCGGGACGGAAACGGCGGTGGACGCCGCCCGACGCGAACTGGCCGAGGAAACCGACCTCGCTGCCGATCGGTGGCAGGTGCTGGTCGATCTGGATCTGTCGCCGGGTTTCACCGACGAGGCGCTACGCCTCTACCTCGCCGAGGGGTTGCACGCGCTCACCGCGGCCGAGCGCAGCGATGAGGAAGCCGACATGTCGATCGAGTGGATCGCCACCAATGATGCGGTCCGCCAGGTGTTCGCCGGTGACATCGTGAATGCGACCAGCGTCGCGGGCATCCTGGCTGTCGCGGCGGCCGATCGGGGCGAGGTCACGTTGCGGCCGGTGGAGGCACCCTGGCGCGACGAGCCGAGTGCTTTTCGTGCCCGGCGGGAGCGCGGCGCGCGCCGGTAG
- the der gene encoding ribosome biogenesis GTPase Der, with protein MSDATGGTADALALPGDGTWSDETEWDLGDFDDIEEFGEAERVPEVAIVGRPNVGKSTLVNRILGRREAVVEDIPGVTRDRVSYSATWSGRRFTVVDTGGWEPDAKGLQQAVAAQAELAMRTADVIVLVVDGTVGATTTDEAVARTLRRSKTPVILVANKIDSERQEAEAASLWSLGLGEPHPVSAAHGRGAGDVLDVILERLPHTPREDAGIRLGGPRRVALVGKPNVGKSSLLNKLAGSERSVVDNVAGTTVDPVDELIELDGKTWQFVDTAGLRRKVRTASGHEYYASLRTRSALDAAEVAILLIDASEPITEQDLRVLSMIIDSGRALVIAFNKWDLVDEDRRYTLDKEIDRELARVPWARRVNISAMTGRAVQKLVPALEGALDSWDKRISTGPLNNWLKEVIAATPPPLRGGRQPRVMFATQAAVRPPTFVLFTTGFLEAGYRRFLERRLREQFNFDGSPVRINVRVRDKRDRRKR; from the coding sequence ATGTCCGACGCCACCGGCGGCACAGCCGACGCGCTCGCCCTGCCCGGCGACGGCACCTGGAGCGACGAAACCGAGTGGGATCTCGGCGACTTCGACGACATCGAGGAGTTCGGGGAGGCCGAACGGGTCCCCGAGGTCGCCATCGTCGGTCGCCCGAACGTCGGCAAGTCAACTCTCGTGAACCGTATCCTCGGCCGCCGTGAGGCCGTCGTCGAGGACATCCCCGGCGTGACCCGTGACCGCGTCTCGTATTCGGCGACGTGGTCGGGCCGCCGGTTCACCGTCGTCGACACCGGCGGTTGGGAACCGGATGCGAAGGGCCTACAGCAAGCGGTGGCGGCGCAGGCCGAACTCGCGATGCGCACGGCCGACGTGATCGTGCTCGTCGTCGACGGGACCGTCGGGGCCACCACGACCGACGAGGCCGTCGCCCGCACGCTGCGCCGATCGAAGACCCCGGTCATCCTGGTGGCCAACAAGATCGACAGCGAGCGGCAGGAGGCCGAGGCGGCCTCACTGTGGTCGCTGGGACTCGGTGAGCCGCACCCGGTGTCGGCGGCGCACGGTCGAGGCGCCGGCGATGTCCTCGACGTCATCCTCGAGCGGCTGCCGCATACGCCGCGAGAGGACGCCGGTATCCGGCTCGGCGGGCCGCGCCGGGTCGCGCTCGTCGGGAAACCGAACGTCGGCAAGAGTTCGCTGCTGAACAAGCTTGCCGGGTCGGAACGCTCGGTGGTCGACAATGTTGCCGGTACCACCGTGGATCCGGTGGACGAGCTGATCGAACTCGACGGCAAGACGTGGCAATTCGTCGACACCGCGGGTCTGCGGCGCAAGGTCCGCACGGCCAGCGGTCACGAGTACTACGCATCGTTGCGGACGCGGTCGGCGCTCGACGCCGCCGAGGTGGCGATCCTGCTGATCGACGCTTCCGAGCCCATCACCGAGCAGGATCTGCGCGTTCTTTCGATGATCATCGACTCGGGTCGAGCGCTGGTGATCGCCTTCAACAAATGGGATCTGGTCGATGAGGACCGGCGGTACACCCTGGACAAGGAGATCGACCGGGAACTCGCGCGGGTGCCGTGGGCGCGGCGGGTCAACATCTCGGCGATGACAGGCCGAGCCGTGCAGAAGCTGGTGCCTGCGCTCGAGGGTGCGCTCGACTCGTGGGACAAGCGGATCTCGACGGGGCCGCTGAACAATTGGCTCAAGGAGGTCATCGCGGCCACCCCGCCGCCACTGCGCGGCGGACGCCAACCGCGGGTCATGTTCGCCACGCAGGCCGCGGTACGTCCACCCACGTTCGTCTTGTTCACCACCGGTTTCCTCGAGGCCGGCTATCGCCGCTTCCTGGAGCGCAGACTGCGCGAGCAGTTCAATTT
- the cmk gene encoding (d)CMP kinase, protein MSGGVIAIDGPAGTGKSSVSKLLAHKVGAHYLDTGAMYRAATLAVQRAGVDPADADAVAATVDAADIALRPNGDGSSRVFLDSEDVSGPIRSDAVTAAVSAVSAVPAVRTKLVALQRRQAESELLVVEGRDIGTVVFPDAAIKIFLTASPEARAERRHRQNLAAGRTSDHAEVLAAVNRRDHLDSTRAVSPLRQADDAVLVDTSDMTLDQVLDRLVELVRARIGVAS, encoded by the coding sequence GTGAGCGGCGGTGTGATCGCGATCGACGGCCCCGCCGGAACCGGCAAGTCGAGTGTGTCGAAGTTGTTGGCGCACAAGGTCGGCGCGCACTATCTCGACACCGGCGCGATGTATCGCGCGGCCACCCTCGCGGTGCAGCGGGCCGGGGTGGATCCCGCCGACGCGGATGCGGTTGCCGCAACCGTCGACGCCGCCGATATCGCCTTGCGTCCCAACGGAGACGGCTCATCGCGGGTGTTCCTCGACAGTGAGGACGTCAGCGGTCCGATCCGCTCCGATGCGGTCACCGCCGCCGTCTCCGCGGTGTCGGCGGTCCCGGCCGTGAGAACCAAACTCGTTGCGCTGCAACGCCGCCAGGCCGAATCGGAGCTGCTGGTGGTCGAGGGTCGAGACATCGGCACCGTGGTGTTCCCCGACGCCGCGATCAAGATCTTTCTCACCGCATCACCCGAGGCGCGGGCCGAACGCCGGCACCGCCAGAACCTCGCCGCGGGACGGACCAGCGACCACGCCGAGGTCCTTGCCGCGGTGAACCGACGCGACCATCTCGACTCGACCCGTGCGGTGTCCCCGCTGCGGCAGGCCGACGATGCGGTGCTGGTGGACACCAGCGACATGACCCTGGACCAGGTTCTCGACCGGTTGGTCGAACTGGTCCGCGCACGGATCGGAGTTGCCTCGTGA
- a CDS encoding pseudouridine synthase, which translates to MATAGRDGTPGRRRTDKNSKTDKNGRADRNATPRGKATGDGSRADNAASGRRGGKPAGKGAGGAGAQQPAQAKKRHRKGSSQPDVKAGRIRLNNARPARHQGPTPDVEEQGATYVADGVRLQKVLAQAGVASRRGAEELIAAGRVEVDGEVVTEQGLRINPDTAIIRVDGARVIMDETRQYLALNKPKGWQSTMSDDQGRPCVGDIVAERVMSGQRLFHVGRLDADTEGLLLLTNDGELANRLMHPSYEVPKTYLAWVRGEVPRSLVRTLRDGVELDDGPVAVDGFTILGVHQGESQVRIVLHEGRNRIVRRLMEEVGFPVQALVRTHIGTVALGEQRPGSLRVLGRDEIGALYKAVGL; encoded by the coding sequence ATGGCAACCGCTGGCCGGGACGGCACACCGGGACGACGCAGGACAGACAAGAACAGCAAGACCGACAAGAACGGTAGGGCGGACAGAAACGCCACACCGCGCGGCAAGGCCACCGGCGACGGTTCGCGGGCAGACAACGCCGCGAGCGGTCGGCGCGGCGGCAAGCCTGCGGGCAAGGGCGCCGGCGGCGCGGGTGCCCAGCAGCCGGCACAGGCCAAGAAGCGGCACCGCAAGGGGAGTTCGCAACCCGATGTGAAGGCCGGTCGGATCCGGCTCAACAACGCCCGGCCCGCACGCCACCAGGGCCCCACACCCGACGTCGAGGAACAGGGCGCCACCTATGTCGCCGACGGGGTGCGCCTGCAAAAGGTGCTCGCGCAGGCCGGTGTGGCCTCGCGGCGCGGCGCCGAGGAGCTCATCGCCGCCGGGCGTGTCGAGGTCGACGGCGAGGTCGTCACCGAGCAGGGTCTGCGGATCAATCCCGACACCGCGATCATCCGGGTCGACGGCGCCCGGGTCATCATGGACGAGACACGGCAGTACCTCGCGCTGAACAAGCCCAAGGGCTGGCAGTCCACGATGTCCGACGACCAGGGTCGCCCCTGCGTCGGTGACATCGTCGCCGAGCGGGTCATGTCGGGTCAGCGACTCTTCCACGTCGGCCGGCTCGACGCCGACACCGAAGGTCTGTTGCTGCTCACCAACGACGGTGAACTGGCCAACCGCCTCATGCATCCGTCCTACGAGGTGCCCAAGACCTATCTGGCCTGGGTGCGCGGTGAGGTGCCCCGGTCGCTGGTGCGCACGCTGCGTGACGGGGTCGAACTCGACGACGGGCCGGTCGCCGTCGACGGCTTCACCATCCTCGGTGTGCACCAGGGCGAGTCCCAGGTCCGAATCGTGTTGCACGAGGGCAGGAATCGGATCGTCCGTCGGCTGATGGAGGAGGTCGGTTTCCCGGTGCAGGCGCTGGTGCGGACCCACATCGGCACCGTGGCCCTCGGCGAACAGCGTCCGGGAAGTCTGCGGGTACTCGGGCGCGATGAGATCGGTGCGCTGTACAAGGCGGTCGGCCTGTGA
- a CDS encoding copper transporter, translated as MISLRQHAISLVAVFLALALGLFLGSGFVGDRVNSLTGTSRDRIGDLEQQRDGLNDQVNAANSFDAAIAPRLIADQLKGHAVLVVTTPNAADSDVDAVKQSLSTAGATFSGQLGLTDKLVRDDSAEQVRTIVDQTIPPGATLRAELTDSGARVGDLLGTLVMHRSDQNAAAVADRQTGLQTLRDGGFLTYVDNAIRPADLVVFVSGDALPENSGAQGQLVARLAAAMTARAQGGELVGRSGSATGVSPIAVIRSDPALRNAITTIDNVDAQTGLITTVLALDEESQGRSGSFGSGPGASAITVGAQPAQSQPA; from the coding sequence ATGATTTCTCTACGCCAGCACGCCATCTCGTTGGTGGCGGTGTTTTTGGCCCTCGCGCTGGGGTTGTTCCTCGGCTCGGGGTTCGTGGGTGATCGCGTCAATTCCCTGACCGGTACGAGCCGTGATCGGATCGGCGACCTCGAGCAGCAGCGCGACGGTCTCAACGATCAGGTGAACGCCGCGAACAGCTTTGACGCCGCGATCGCTCCGCGGCTGATCGCCGATCAGCTCAAGGGCCACGCCGTTCTCGTCGTCACCACGCCCAACGCCGCCGACTCCGACGTCGACGCCGTCAAACAGTCGCTGTCGACTGCGGGTGCAACGTTTTCCGGGCAGCTCGGCCTCACCGACAAGCTCGTGCGCGACGACAGCGCCGAACAGGTTCGCACCATCGTCGACCAGACGATTCCCCCGGGTGCGACACTGCGTGCGGAACTGACCGACTCGGGCGCACGGGTCGGGGATCTGTTGGGGACCTTGGTGATGCACCGCAGCGATCAGAACGCTGCCGCGGTCGCCGATCGCCAGACCGGGCTGCAAACCCTGCGCGACGGCGGTTTCCTGACCTACGTCGACAACGCGATCCGGCCCGCCGATCTGGTGGTGTTCGTCTCCGGCGACGCGCTCCCGGAGAACTCCGGTGCCCAGGGGCAACTGGTCGCCCGGCTGGCCGCGGCGATGACCGCCCGTGCACAGGGCGGTGAACTCGTCGGTCGCAGCGGTTCGGCGACGGGAGTGTCACCGATAGCGGTGATTCGTTCGGACCCGGCGTTGCGCAACGCGATCACCACGATCGACAACGTCGACGCCCAGACCGGCCTGATCACCACCGTCCTCGCGCTCGACGAGGAGAGCCAGGGCCGGTCCGGCTCCTTCGGCTCCGGTCCGGGGGCAAGCGCCATCACCGTCGGCGCGCAACCGGCTCAGTCCCAACCGGCCTGA
- the xerD gene encoding site-specific tyrosine recombinase XerD: protein MTEQVGIDVAITRYLDHLTVERGVAANTLSSYGRDLGRYRQYLRARKIDDLADVAEADVREFLVALRRGAPESGERPLAESSVARTLVATRGFHKFAAAEGLVADDVAHAVRPPSPARRLPKALSVSDVERILDASGAPDHARALRDRALLELLYSCGARISEATGLDLDDIDTDTRAVRLRGKGGKERVVPVGGPAVDALEAYLVRGRPTLVRRSTAALFLNARGGRLTRQGAWQVLAAAAERAGLEGAVSPHTLRHSFATHLLDGGADVRVVQELLGHASVTTTQVYTLVTVNTMREVYATAHPRAR from the coding sequence ATGACCGAGCAGGTGGGCATCGACGTGGCGATCACCCGCTATCTCGATCATCTGACCGTCGAACGTGGCGTTGCGGCGAACACGCTGAGCTCCTATGGTCGTGACCTCGGACGCTATCGGCAGTACCTGCGTGCACGGAAGATCGACGATCTCGCCGACGTGGCCGAAGCCGATGTCCGTGAGTTCCTCGTCGCGTTGCGCAGGGGTGCCCCCGAATCCGGGGAACGGCCGCTCGCGGAGAGTTCGGTGGCGCGAACCCTGGTGGCCACCAGAGGTTTTCACAAGTTCGCCGCGGCGGAGGGGCTGGTCGCCGACGACGTCGCCCACGCGGTTCGCCCGCCGAGCCCGGCTCGCCGGCTACCCAAGGCGTTGTCGGTGAGCGACGTCGAACGCATCCTGGACGCCTCCGGAGCCCCCGATCACGCACGCGCGCTCCGTGATCGAGCACTCCTGGAGCTCCTCTACAGTTGCGGCGCACGCATCTCCGAGGCCACCGGGCTCGATCTCGACGACATCGACACCGACACCCGGGCGGTGCGGTTACGCGGCAAGGGCGGCAAGGAGCGGGTGGTGCCCGTCGGCGGGCCGGCCGTCGATGCTCTCGAGGCATACCTGGTACGCGGACGCCCGACGCTCGTGCGTAGATCGACCGCGGCACTGTTCCTCAACGCCCGCGGGGGCCGGCTCACCCGACAGGGTGCCTGGCAGGTGTTGGCGGCGGCGGCCGAACGTGCCGGACTCGAGGGCGCGGTGTCGCCGCACACCCTGCGGCACAGTTTCGCCACCCATCTCCTCGACGGCGGAGCCGATGTTCGCGTGGTCCAGGAACTGTTGGGGCATGCGTCGGTGACGACGACTCAGGTCTACACGCTGGTGACGGTGAACACGATGCGCGAGGTGTACGCGACCGCGCACCCACGGGCGCGGTGA
- the scpB gene encoding SMC-Scp complex subunit ScpB, with translation MTEPHDAPSPERAVEDQGHKDQELEDQGHGDHTAEGASEPGQGALDVATDETVDDAELRSALEALLLVVDTPVTSDELANAIGVDALRVREMLNEMSAELTSAHSGIDLRFAGDGWRYYTRADYAPYVERLLLDGARSKLTRAALETLAVIAYRQPVSRARVSAIRGVNVDGVIRTLVARGLINEVGTDPQTTATTYGTTELFLERLGLASLEELPDLAPLLPDVDLIDDLDEELNSDPRFAKLAGKASDSEGAPDGTSPIGVADDDLENQD, from the coding sequence ATGACCGAGCCGCACGACGCACCATCCCCCGAGCGGGCAGTCGAGGATCAGGGACACAAGGACCAGGAACTCGAGGACCAGGGACACGGGGACCACACAGCCGAGGGTGCCTCCGAGCCCGGTCAGGGCGCCCTCGACGTCGCCACCGACGAGACCGTCGACGACGCGGAACTCCGCTCCGCACTGGAGGCCCTGCTGCTCGTCGTCGACACACCGGTGACCTCCGACGAACTGGCGAACGCGATCGGCGTCGACGCGCTACGGGTCCGGGAGATGCTCAACGAGATGTCGGCGGAGCTGACCTCGGCGCACAGCGGAATCGATCTGCGCTTCGCCGGGGACGGCTGGCGGTACTACACCCGAGCCGACTACGCACCCTACGTCGAGCGACTGCTGCTCGACGGTGCGCGCTCGAAACTGACCCGGGCCGCGCTGGAAACCCTGGCGGTGATCGCCTACCGGCAGCCCGTCTCGCGGGCGCGGGTCAGCGCGATCCGCGGCGTCAACGTCGACGGTGTCATCCGAACCCTGGTGGCGCGCGGACTGATCAACGAGGTCGGAACCGATCCGCAGACCACCGCCACCACCTACGGCACAACCGAATTGTTCCTCGAACGCCTCGGCCTCGCCTCACTGGAGGAACTGCCCGATCTCGCACCCCTGCTGCCCGACGTCGACCTCATCGACGACCTCGACGAGGAACTCAACTCCGATCCCCGATTCGCCAAACTCGCGGGTAAAGCGTCAGACTCAGAGGGGGCACCCGACGGCACATCGCCGATCGGCGTCGCCGACGACGACCTCGAGAATCAGGACTGA
- a CDS encoding CTP synthase gives MRPLRVHTGTKHIFVTGGVASSLGKGLTASSLGQLLTARGLRVTMQKLDPYLNVDPGTMNPFQHGEVFVTEDGAETDLDVGHYERFLDRNLSQSANVTTGQVYSSVIAKERRGEYLGETVQVIPHITDELKSRVLAMREPGDDGEAPDVVITEIGGTVGDIESLPFIEAARQIRHDVGRDNVFFLHVSLVPYLAPSGELKTKPTQHSVAALRNVGIQPDALILRCDRDVPEGLKKKIALMCDVDIEGVISTPDAPSIYDIPKVLHSEQLDAYVVRKLGLPFRDVDWTEWGELLNRVHEPRETVRIALVGKYVDLPDAYLSVTEAIRAGGFAWRARTEIKWVPSDECATSQGAQAALSDVDGVLIPGGFGIRGIEGKVGAISYARRRGIPLLGLCLGLQCIVIEAARSVGLDHASSDEFDPDTPHPVISTMADQHDAVAGEADLGGTMRLGAYPATLKEGSVVAKAYGTTEVSERHRHRYEVNNTYRDTIAESGLVFSGTSPDGHLVEFVEYPSEVHPFLVATQAHPELKSRPTRPHPLFRAFIDAALKYKAAERLPVDLGDYDAPQAENDESEVATAGAVDAGGDRA, from the coding sequence TTGCGACCACTGCGCGTTCATACGGGCACCAAACATATTTTCGTGACGGGCGGAGTCGCCTCGTCCCTGGGTAAGGGCTTGACCGCCTCGAGTCTCGGTCAGCTCCTCACGGCCCGCGGTCTGCGGGTCACCATGCAGAAGCTCGACCCGTATCTCAACGTCGATCCGGGAACGATGAATCCGTTCCAGCACGGTGAGGTCTTCGTCACCGAGGACGGCGCGGAAACCGATCTCGACGTCGGGCATTACGAGCGCTTCCTCGACCGCAACCTGTCGCAGTCGGCGAATGTGACCACCGGACAGGTGTATTCGAGCGTCATCGCCAAGGAACGACGCGGCGAGTACCTCGGCGAGACGGTGCAGGTGATCCCGCACATCACCGACGAACTCAAGTCGCGGGTCCTCGCGATGCGTGAGCCCGGCGACGACGGCGAGGCACCCGATGTGGTGATCACCGAGATCGGTGGCACCGTCGGTGACATCGAGTCGTTGCCGTTCATCGAGGCCGCCCGCCAGATCCGCCACGACGTGGGGCGCGACAACGTCTTCTTCCTGCACGTGTCGCTGGTGCCCTACCTCGCGCCGTCGGGCGAGCTCAAGACCAAACCCACCCAGCATTCGGTGGCCGCGCTGCGCAACGTCGGCATCCAGCCCGATGCGCTCATCCTGCGGTGCGACCGCGACGTCCCCGAAGGTCTCAAGAAGAAGATCGCGCTCATGTGCGACGTCGACATCGAAGGCGTCATCTCCACACCCGATGCGCCGTCGATCTACGACATCCCCAAGGTGCTGCACAGCGAGCAACTCGACGCCTACGTGGTCCGCAAACTCGGTCTGCCCTTCCGCGACGTGGATTGGACCGAATGGGGTGAGCTGCTCAATCGGGTGCACGAGCCCCGCGAGACCGTGCGAATCGCGTTGGTGGGCAAGTACGTCGACCTGCCCGACGCCTACCTGTCGGTGACCGAGGCGATTCGGGCCGGTGGTTTCGCGTGGCGTGCGCGCACCGAGATCAAGTGGGTGCCGTCGGATGAATGCGCCACATCGCAGGGGGCGCAGGCCGCGCTCTCCGACGTCGACGGCGTGCTCATCCCGGGGGGCTTCGGTATTCGAGGCATTGAGGGCAAGGTCGGCGCGATCAGCTATGCCCGCCGTCGCGGCATCCCGCTCCTCGGTCTGTGCCTGGGCTTGCAGTGCATCGTCATCGAGGCGGCGCGCTCGGTCGGTCTCGACCATGCCAGTTCCGACGAATTCGATCCGGACACACCACATCCGGTGATCTCGACGATGGCCGACCAGCACGATGCGGTCGCCGGCGAGGCGGATCTGGGCGGAACCATGCGTCTGGGTGCCTATCCGGCGACGCTGAAAGAGGGTTCGGTGGTCGCCAAGGCCTACGGCACCACCGAGGTCTCCGAACGTCACCGTCACCGCTACGAGGTGAACAACACCTACCGCGACACCATCGCCGAGTCCGGGCTGGTTTTCTCCGGGACCTCGCCCGACGGGCATCTCGTCGAGTTCGTCGAGTATCCCTCCGAGGTGCACCCGTTCCTGGTGGCCACCCAGGCCCACCCGGAGCTGAAGAGCCGACCGACGCGCCCGCACCCGCTGTTCCGCGCGTTCATCGATGCGGCTCTGAAATACAAAGCGGCCGAACGGCTTCCGGTGGACCTCGGTGACTACGACGCGCCGCAGGCCGAGAACGACGAGTCCGAGGTCGCGACCGCCGGGGCAGTCGACGCCGGAGGCGATCGCGCTTGA
- a CDS encoding ParA family protein, translating to MSISSTRRPSAHFDDQYRLEVPSGADIDETDHRTARVQADDQIGPTGRPYRPVPEPTPLDRHGPATVIAVCNQKGGVGKTTSTINLGAALAEYGRRVLLVDLDPQGALSAGLGVPHHELDETVYNLLVPPHAPTDEVLMRTRVDGLDLLPSNIDLSAAEIQLVTEVGREQALARALHPVLDRYDVVLIDCQPSLGLLTVNALACADTVLIPMECEYFSLRGLALLTDTIEKVHDRLNMRLDVGGILVTMFDARTLHSREVMARVVEVFGDKVYDTVIARTVRFPETSVAGEPITSWAPKSAGAQAYRALAREVIARNVKQA from the coding sequence GTGAGTATCTCGAGCACCCGGCGACCCAGCGCCCACTTCGACGACCAGTACCGTCTCGAGGTTCCCAGCGGCGCGGACATCGACGAGACCGATCACCGCACCGCACGGGTCCAGGCCGACGATCAGATCGGTCCCACCGGTCGTCCCTACCGTCCCGTTCCCGAACCGACCCCGCTCGATCGGCACGGACCGGCGACGGTCATCGCGGTCTGTAACCAGAAGGGTGGGGTCGGCAAGACCACCTCCACGATCAATCTGGGTGCGGCCCTCGCCGAGTACGGCCGCCGCGTGCTGCTGGTCGACCTCGACCCGCAGGGTGCGCTGTCCGCGGGATTGGGTGTGCCGCATCACGAACTCGACGAGACCGTCTACAACCTGCTCGTGCCGCCGCATGCACCCACCGACGAGGTGCTGATGCGTACCCGGGTCGACGGGCTGGACCTGCTGCCCAGCAACATCGACCTCTCGGCCGCCGAGATCCAACTGGTCACCGAGGTCGGCCGCGAACAGGCTCTGGCCCGTGCCCTGCATCCGGTCCTCGACCGCTACGACGTCGTGCTCATCGACTGCCAGCCGTCGCTGGGCCTGCTCACCGTCAACGCCCTGGCCTGCGCCGACACGGTGCTGATCCCGATGGAGTGCGAGTACTTCAGCCTGCGTGGACTGGCGTTGCTCACCGACACCATCGAGAAGGTCCACGACCGCCTCAACATGCGTCTGGACGTCGGCGGAATCCTGGTGACCATGTTCGACGCGCGCACCCTGCATTCCCGGGAGGTGATGGCGCGGGTCGTCGAGGTGTTCGGCGACAAGGTGTACGACACCGTCATCGCGCGCACCGTCCGCTTCCCGGAAACCAGCGTGGCCGGCGAACCGATCACCTCGTGGGCGCCGAAATCTGCTGGAGCACAGGCTTATCGGGCTCTGGCTCGTGAGGTCATCGCGCGCAACGTCAAGCAGGCATGA
- a CDS encoding segregation and condensation protein A yields MSEPSDVGGADAAPDSAPAEPDSGFRVRLANFEGPFDLLLNLISQHRLDVTEVALHEVTDDFIAYTREMGPELGLEQTTEFLVVAATLLDLKAARLLPSGEVDDPEDLALLEARDLLFARLLQYRAYKQVAALFGELEAAALQRYPRAVSLEERYADLLPEVTLGVTPGGFAEVAAAALRPRPIPTVGLDHLHDSHQVSVPAQAQRMAGLLADSAPGDGLTFGQLVAGCASPLEVVGSFLALLELFRERAITFSQPEALGDLRVLWSGERELDDLSFDKAEDYG; encoded by the coding sequence ATGAGCGAACCGAGCGACGTCGGCGGGGCAGATGCTGCTCCCGACTCGGCACCGGCTGAGCCGGACTCCGGTTTTCGCGTACGTTTGGCGAACTTCGAGGGCCCTTTCGACCTGCTGCTCAACCTAATCAGTCAGCATCGCCTCGACGTGACCGAGGTGGCGCTGCACGAGGTGACCGACGACTTCATCGCCTACACCCGGGAGATGGGACCGGAGTTGGGATTGGAGCAGACCACCGAATTCCTCGTGGTGGCCGCGACGCTGCTCGATCTCAAGGCCGCCCGTCTGTTGCCGTCCGGGGAGGTCGACGATCCCGAGGATCTCGCGCTGCTCGAGGCGCGCGACCTGCTGTTCGCGCGGCTCCTGCAATACCGTGCGTACAAGCAGGTGGCGGCGCTGTTCGGTGAGTTGGAAGCCGCTGCGCTCCAACGGTATCCGCGTGCGGTATCGCTGGAGGAGCGTTACGCCGATCTGTTGCCCGAGGTGACGTTGGGTGTCACGCCCGGAGGGTTCGCCGAGGTCGCCGCGGCGGCGTTGCGACCGCGGCCGATACCGACCGTGGGTCTCGACCACCTGCACGACTCGCACCAGGTGTCGGTGCCAGCGCAGGCGCAACGGATGGCGGGACTGCTGGCCGACAGTGCACCCGGCGACGGGCTGACCTTCGGTCAACTCGTCGCCGGCTGCGCCAGCCCGCTGGAGGTGGTCGGCAGCTTCTTGGCTTTGCTCGAACTGTTCCGGGAACGCGCGATCACGTTCTCCCAACCCGAGGCGCTCGGTGACCTGCGGGTGCTGTGGTCGGGGGAGCGAGAACTCGACGATCTGAGTTTCGACAAGGCAGAGGACTACGGATGA